The following are encoded together in the Streptomyces sp. NBC_01465 genome:
- a CDS encoding SDR family NAD(P)-dependent oxidoreductase: MSKIWFVTGSSRGLGREYVTAALSRGDRVAATARNTDSLKDLIEQYGDAILPLAVDVTDRKAVFAAVEQAHAHFGRLDVILNNAGGAVYGAVEEFTEADLRSQLELNLFGPFHVTQAVLPYLREQGSGHIVMISTVAGLVSFPGMGAYNAAKHALEGLAGALAQEVTDLGIKVTIVEPGRYGTEAPLSSAGRAEIMAPYAHLRQETEEVVQTQECHDPAAAAAVMLKIVDAEQPPSRIFFGTEVRPMVDASYAEKVKSWDACADLTEEANGEPQSQA; the protein is encoded by the coding sequence ATGAGCAAGATCTGGTTCGTCACCGGTTCGTCCCGGGGCCTGGGCCGCGAGTACGTCACCGCCGCACTGTCCCGCGGGGACCGCGTGGCCGCGACCGCACGCAACACCGACAGCCTCAAGGACCTGATCGAGCAGTACGGCGACGCGATCCTGCCGCTGGCCGTGGACGTCACCGACCGCAAGGCGGTCTTCGCAGCCGTCGAGCAGGCACACGCGCACTTCGGGCGCCTCGATGTGATCCTCAACAACGCGGGCGGCGCGGTCTACGGCGCCGTAGAGGAATTCACCGAGGCCGACCTCCGCTCCCAGCTCGAGCTCAATCTCTTCGGGCCGTTCCATGTCACCCAGGCCGTGCTGCCGTATCTGCGGGAGCAGGGCAGCGGCCACATCGTCATGATCTCGACCGTCGCCGGACTGGTGTCGTTCCCCGGCATGGGCGCCTACAACGCCGCCAAGCACGCCCTGGAAGGGCTTGCCGGGGCCCTGGCCCAAGAGGTCACGGACCTCGGCATCAAGGTCACCATCGTCGAACCCGGCCGCTACGGGACTGAAGCGCCCCTCAGCTCGGCCGGCCGCGCTGAGATCATGGCGCCTTACGCCCATCTGCGGCAGGAGACCGAAGAGGTCGTGCAGACCCAGGAGTGCCACGACCCCGCCGCCGCGGCAGCGGTCATGCTGAAGATCGTCGACGCGGAGCAGCCGCCGAGCCGCATCTTCTTCGGCACAGAGGTACGCCCCATGGTGGATGCGTCCTACGCCGAGAAGGTCAAGTCCTGGGACGCATGCGCCGACCTGACCGAAGAAGCCAACGGCGAACCCCAAAGCCAGGCATAA